In the genome of Hydractinia symbiolongicarpus strain clone_291-10 chromosome 5, HSymV2.1, whole genome shotgun sequence, one region contains:
- the LOC130645241 gene encoding kinesin heavy chain-like isoform X2, which translates to MEKKKEKKNENSGHVRVFIRFKPQNDQDQAQYNITPRADQLHVPDAQGKIEQDKWYKFDRVFSKSALNREVYKTVGHSLVDGALNGFNGALFAYGQTGSGKTHTLMSKDGMTAHLISQLFNRIWNDTAYQYKVTCSYLQIYQEHIHDLLNANPKLDFNIREDPESGTFVENLSSYICHSPTDVYELLNIGRKRLVFGETRMNRLSSRSHAVCQLVIERKKKPKQTEQNSPIEVSSPKHNQKPVVEIPELDFETIPFRQSNLKKRHSIAVSKPVRRNNSMGNVSSRKNRAYTPRRTKNGNLHPGTMNLNKRFSANFDRGAFNPDELPSRSHTPEPRLSMSASANNFRSLRRGNSNLDAEAASRLTIRRSSRPETPDLSRLDSLMLSNASLADELANSTDSVIDDMYWQLEASTTDISKVFGEQNLTGEEAFAESTADDVTSIISSDDAKTESEEEVESVDGGILLKSKISIVDLAGSERLKKSQAEGERLHEAQHINLSLLELGNVISALADGHRSHVPYRNSLLTRLLQDSLGGNCKTSFVLCASTALDDIHETKCTLEFGQRLLKVTTQPKVNIEVDYKRLCEELKAKVEGMEEEHEKATQSMRKKLEVLEKENKSLVEKLDSQQTSTRNLQQECNTKNTKNAELTVEIERLKKKDTLNENIIKKKENEITEAKDEIKLLLKETKKIAAAAAKKKDVKHIGTNTSLTTTKHTASNTCSLLRPEVTHSSTNTSPVHKPAICEVSLSPIPQLLLEDFFSNTSPVHKPVLLDTSSSPTPQPLLENSFSNTPPIPSENAYSNTSPVPETLMEDSSCNTSPAPQTLLEDSSCNTSPAHQQLLATTIDASSNTSPIRSFIQKVSVHKASNTSPIHVSTHATSPIHQLKVHEFERMRNVLLAELMSLQLLYSMFDLTINYQVEGNNKSTELENPINDNDRLENKKDHSPTPSGYETGSHSQLDIDRTSMVEKHESVPHSRNVTPDYFKFPNTENYLHDDNTMLTKLQESYTPKTGGLLEEIIEAQLSGCFSNSSAVSALPVEERIAFLRKEIGDHKKSIDDELVKVAEEILKEEDLEEEGGRVRKRGVYSKLVQKLSDPDSCAEYNIEQFEQILNLVLVDHSLTGCLLALSHKRKNKNTENMMRRLSSFKSTPKSLLDYIDIDQELYGYENEAAVFHDDDDVETMHDLDTVDNILDYSAPDSAEFPEVLKENDGIVDSEVSELGSDSECGSPSPQKKGLRRFFCMPVKSMKGSKSSKPVKKAKRSRKQEALLDSEI; encoded by the exons ATGGAGaagaagaaagagaagaagaatg aaaattcCGGACATGTTCGTGTTTTTATTCGTTTCAAGCCACAAAATGATCAAGATCAAGCTCAGTATAATATAACACCCCGTGCGGATCAG CTCCATGTACCTGACGCACAAGGCAAAATAGAACAAGATAAATGGTACAAATTTGATCGAGTTTTTTCAAAATCCGCATTGAATCGAGAG GTATACAAAACAGTCGGGCATTCATTGGTCGATGGTGCATTAAATGGTTTTAATGGCGCCCTATTCGCGTACGGACAAACAGGGAGTG GTAAAACTCACACCCTCATGTCGAAAGATGGGATGACAGCACATTTAATTAGTCAACTGTTCAATCGCATTTGGAACGATACTGCGTATCAATATAAG gtcACGTGTTcgtatttacaaatttatcaaGAGCATATACACGATTTATTAAATGCGAATCCGAAGTTAGATTTCAATATCCGTGAAGATCCCGAATCCG GCACGTTCGTGGAAAACTTGTCGAGTTATATTTGTCACAGTCCAACAGATGTTTACGAACTTCTCAATATCGGTCGTAAAAGACTTGTATTTGGCGAGACACGTATGAACAGGTTATCTAGCAG ATCCCATGCTGTTTGCCAACTGGTCatagaaagaaagaagaaaccAAAACAAACAG AGCAAAACTCTCCCATTGAGGTGAGTTCACCAAAACATAATCAAAAACCGGTCGTAGAAATACCAGAACTCGATTTTGAAACTATTCCATTTCGTCAATCAAACTTAAAGAAACGTCACAGTATCGCTGTTTCGAAACCAGTGAGACGAAACAACTCGATGGGTAACGTTTCATCGAGAAAGAATCGAGCATACACACCACGAAGAACTAAAAACGGAAATCTTCATCCGGGAACCATGaacttaaacaaaagattttctgCAAATTTTGATCGCGGAGCATTTAATCCAGATGAATTGCCATCTAGATCCCATACTCCTGAACCCAGACTCTCCATGTCGGCATCTGCAAACAACTTTCGTAGTTTAAGAAGAGGTAATTCAAATCTGGATGCAGAAGCAGCTAGCAGGCTTACTATTCGTCGCTCGTCACGTCCAGAAACACCTGACTTATCGAGGTTAGATAGTTTGATGCTATCGAACGCATCACTGGCAGATGAACTGGCTAATAGTACTGACAGTGTGATTGATGATATGTACTGGCAACTTGAAGCAAGTACAACTGATATTTCTAAG GTATTTGGGGAACAAAATTTAACAGGAGAAGAG GCTTTTGCGGAATCTACGGCTGATGATGTAACGTCCATTATTTCAAGCGACGACGCAAAAACCGAAAGCGAGGAAGAAGTTGAATCTGTGGATGGTGGTATACtattaaaatccaaaataagCAT TGTTGATTTGGCAGGAAGTGAACGTTTAAAAAAATCTCAAGCAGAAGGAGAAAGATTACACGAAGCCCAGCATATAAACCTATCGTTACTTGaacttgg gaATGTTATATCAGCACTGGCAGACGGTCATCGGTCACACGTACCGTACAGAAACTCGTTATTGACTCGATTATTACAAGACAGTTTAGGTGGTAATTGCAAGACAAGTTTCGTT TTATGCGCTTCCACTGCGTTGGACGATATACACGAAACGAAGTGCACACTTGAGTTTGGTCAGCGGCTTTTGAAAGTAACAACGCAACCTAAAGTAAACATAGAG gTTGACTATAAACGTTTATGCGAAGAATTGAAAGCAAAAGTAGAAGGAATGG aagaagAACACGAAAAAGCAACGCAAAGTATGAGAAAGAAGTTAGAAGTCCTAGAGAAAGAAAACAAGTCTCTTGTAGAAAAATTGGATTCTCAACAAACATCCACACGTAACTTGCAACAAGAATGCAACACTAAAAACACAAAG AATGCGGAATTAACTGTTGAAATCGAAAGACTGAAGAAAAAGGACACACTGaatgaaaatataataaagaaaaaagaaaatgaaataacTGAAGCAAAGGATGAAATAAAACTattgttaaaagaaacaaaaaaaattgcagcAGCAGCTGCGAAGAAGAAGGACGTGAAACATATTGGAACAAACACTTCCcttacaacaacaaaacacaCAGCGTCGAATACATGCTCACTTCTAAGACCTGAAGTAACTCATAGTTCCACAAATACATCACCTGTACATAAACCTGCAATTTGCGAAGTATCCTTATCTCCAATACCACAACTATTACTTGAAGACTTCTTCAGTAATACTTCACCCGTACATAAACCCGTATTATTAGACACATCTTCATCGCCTACCCCGCAACCGTTGTTAGAAAACAGCTTTAGCAATACGCCCCCAATACCTTCTGAAAATGCCTATAGTAATACCTCCCCTGTACCTGAAACCTTGATGGAAGATTCATCATGTAATACTTCACCTGCTCCTCAAACTCTACTGGAAGATTCATCCTGTAATACTTCACCAGCTCACCAGCAATTATTAGCAACGACGATTGACGCTTCTTCTAATACTTCTCCCATTCGATCCTTTATTCAAAAAGTTTCTGTGCACAAAGCAAGCAACACATCACCTATTCATGTGTCAACACACGCCACCTCTCCAATTCACCAATTAAAAGTTCATGAGTTTGAGCGCATGCGCAATGTCCTCCTAGCTGAACTGATGTCACTACAGTTGTTATATAGCATGTTTGATTTAACAATAAATTATCAAGTTGAAGGGAATAATAAATCCACTGAACTGGAAAATCCAATTAATGATAATGATAgacttgaaaataaaaaagaccATAGCCCCACTCCGTCTGGATATGAGACGGGTTCCCACAGTCAACTGGACATTGACAGAACATCTATGGTTGAGAAACACGAGAGTGTACCACACTCGCGAAATGTAACTCCAGATTATTTCAAATTTCCAAATACTGAAAATTATTTGCATGACGATAACACGATGTTGACGAAACTTCAAGAATCGTACACTCCGAAGACGGGCGGTTTATTGGAAGAAATAATCGAAGCGCAATTATCTGGTTGCTTTTCTAATTCAAGTGCTGTGTCTGCATTACCTGTGGAGGAGCGCATTGCTTTTCTTCGGAAAGAGATAGGTGATCATAAAAAGTCGATAGATGACGAACTGGTGAAAGTAGCTGAAGAAATTTTGAAGGAAGAAGATCTGGAAGAGGAAG GTGGTCGGGTAAGAAAACGTGGGGTTTattcaaaattagttcaaaagTTGTCTGATCCAGATTCATGTGCTGAGTACAACATCGAACAATTTGAACAAATTCTTAACTTGGTACTTGTTGATCACTCCCTTACTGGTTGTTTACTGGCTCTGTCGCATAAACGAAAAAATAAA AATACCGAAAACATGATGCGTCGCTTATCCAGCTTTAAATCTACTCCAAAATCACTTTTGGATTATATTGACATTGATCAAGAATTATACGGATATGAAAACGAGGCCGCTGTGTTCCATGACGATGACGATGTAGAAACCATGCATGATTTAGATACAGTTGACAACATTTTGGACTATTCAGCGCCCGATTCAGCAGAATTCCCAGAAGTATTGAAAGAAAACGATGGTATTGTGGACAGTGAAGTGTCCGAGTTAGGGTCGGACAGTGAATGTGGAAGCCCTTCTCCACAAAAgaaaggactacgacgtttctTCTGCATGCCAGTAAAATCAATGAAAGGAAGCAAAAGTTCTAAACCAgtaaaaaaagcgaaaagatcgaGAAAGCAAGAAGCCTTACTGGATTCAGAAATATAA
- the LOC130645241 gene encoding kinesin heavy chain-like isoform X1 — MEKKKEKKNENSGHVRVFIRFKPQNDQDQAQYNITPRADQLHVPDAQGKIEQDKWYKFDRVFSKSALNREVYKTVGHSLVDGALNGFNGALFAYGQTGSGKTHTLMSKDGMTAHLISQLFNRIWNDTAYQYKVTCSYLQIYQEHIHDLLNANPKLDFNIREDPESGTFVENLSSYICHSPTDVYELLNIGRKRLVFGETRMNRLSSRSHAVCQLVIERKKKPKQTEEQNSPIEVSSPKHNQKPVVEIPELDFETIPFRQSNLKKRHSIAVSKPVRRNNSMGNVSSRKNRAYTPRRTKNGNLHPGTMNLNKRFSANFDRGAFNPDELPSRSHTPEPRLSMSASANNFRSLRRGNSNLDAEAASRLTIRRSSRPETPDLSRLDSLMLSNASLADELANSTDSVIDDMYWQLEASTTDISKVFGEQNLTGEEAFAESTADDVTSIISSDDAKTESEEEVESVDGGILLKSKISIVDLAGSERLKKSQAEGERLHEAQHINLSLLELGNVISALADGHRSHVPYRNSLLTRLLQDSLGGNCKTSFVLCASTALDDIHETKCTLEFGQRLLKVTTQPKVNIEVDYKRLCEELKAKVEGMEEEHEKATQSMRKKLEVLEKENKSLVEKLDSQQTSTRNLQQECNTKNTKNAELTVEIERLKKKDTLNENIIKKKENEITEAKDEIKLLLKETKKIAAAAAKKKDVKHIGTNTSLTTTKHTASNTCSLLRPEVTHSSTNTSPVHKPAICEVSLSPIPQLLLEDFFSNTSPVHKPVLLDTSSSPTPQPLLENSFSNTPPIPSENAYSNTSPVPETLMEDSSCNTSPAPQTLLEDSSCNTSPAHQQLLATTIDASSNTSPIRSFIQKVSVHKASNTSPIHVSTHATSPIHQLKVHEFERMRNVLLAELMSLQLLYSMFDLTINYQVEGNNKSTELENPINDNDRLENKKDHSPTPSGYETGSHSQLDIDRTSMVEKHESVPHSRNVTPDYFKFPNTENYLHDDNTMLTKLQESYTPKTGGLLEEIIEAQLSGCFSNSSAVSALPVEERIAFLRKEIGDHKKSIDDELVKVAEEILKEEDLEEEGGRVRKRGVYSKLVQKLSDPDSCAEYNIEQFEQILNLVLVDHSLTGCLLALSHKRKNKNTENMMRRLSSFKSTPKSLLDYIDIDQELYGYENEAAVFHDDDDVETMHDLDTVDNILDYSAPDSAEFPEVLKENDGIVDSEVSELGSDSECGSPSPQKKGLRRFFCMPVKSMKGSKSSKPVKKAKRSRKQEALLDSEI; from the exons ATGGAGaagaagaaagagaagaagaatg aaaattcCGGACATGTTCGTGTTTTTATTCGTTTCAAGCCACAAAATGATCAAGATCAAGCTCAGTATAATATAACACCCCGTGCGGATCAG CTCCATGTACCTGACGCACAAGGCAAAATAGAACAAGATAAATGGTACAAATTTGATCGAGTTTTTTCAAAATCCGCATTGAATCGAGAG GTATACAAAACAGTCGGGCATTCATTGGTCGATGGTGCATTAAATGGTTTTAATGGCGCCCTATTCGCGTACGGACAAACAGGGAGTG GTAAAACTCACACCCTCATGTCGAAAGATGGGATGACAGCACATTTAATTAGTCAACTGTTCAATCGCATTTGGAACGATACTGCGTATCAATATAAG gtcACGTGTTcgtatttacaaatttatcaaGAGCATATACACGATTTATTAAATGCGAATCCGAAGTTAGATTTCAATATCCGTGAAGATCCCGAATCCG GCACGTTCGTGGAAAACTTGTCGAGTTATATTTGTCACAGTCCAACAGATGTTTACGAACTTCTCAATATCGGTCGTAAAAGACTTGTATTTGGCGAGACACGTATGAACAGGTTATCTAGCAG ATCCCATGCTGTTTGCCAACTGGTCatagaaagaaagaagaaaccAAAACAAACAG AAGAGCAAAACTCTCCCATTGAGGTGAGTTCACCAAAACATAATCAAAAACCGGTCGTAGAAATACCAGAACTCGATTTTGAAACTATTCCATTTCGTCAATCAAACTTAAAGAAACGTCACAGTATCGCTGTTTCGAAACCAGTGAGACGAAACAACTCGATGGGTAACGTTTCATCGAGAAAGAATCGAGCATACACACCACGAAGAACTAAAAACGGAAATCTTCATCCGGGAACCATGaacttaaacaaaagattttctgCAAATTTTGATCGCGGAGCATTTAATCCAGATGAATTGCCATCTAGATCCCATACTCCTGAACCCAGACTCTCCATGTCGGCATCTGCAAACAACTTTCGTAGTTTAAGAAGAGGTAATTCAAATCTGGATGCAGAAGCAGCTAGCAGGCTTACTATTCGTCGCTCGTCACGTCCAGAAACACCTGACTTATCGAGGTTAGATAGTTTGATGCTATCGAACGCATCACTGGCAGATGAACTGGCTAATAGTACTGACAGTGTGATTGATGATATGTACTGGCAACTTGAAGCAAGTACAACTGATATTTCTAAG GTATTTGGGGAACAAAATTTAACAGGAGAAGAG GCTTTTGCGGAATCTACGGCTGATGATGTAACGTCCATTATTTCAAGCGACGACGCAAAAACCGAAAGCGAGGAAGAAGTTGAATCTGTGGATGGTGGTATACtattaaaatccaaaataagCAT TGTTGATTTGGCAGGAAGTGAACGTTTAAAAAAATCTCAAGCAGAAGGAGAAAGATTACACGAAGCCCAGCATATAAACCTATCGTTACTTGaacttgg gaATGTTATATCAGCACTGGCAGACGGTCATCGGTCACACGTACCGTACAGAAACTCGTTATTGACTCGATTATTACAAGACAGTTTAGGTGGTAATTGCAAGACAAGTTTCGTT TTATGCGCTTCCACTGCGTTGGACGATATACACGAAACGAAGTGCACACTTGAGTTTGGTCAGCGGCTTTTGAAAGTAACAACGCAACCTAAAGTAAACATAGAG gTTGACTATAAACGTTTATGCGAAGAATTGAAAGCAAAAGTAGAAGGAATGG aagaagAACACGAAAAAGCAACGCAAAGTATGAGAAAGAAGTTAGAAGTCCTAGAGAAAGAAAACAAGTCTCTTGTAGAAAAATTGGATTCTCAACAAACATCCACACGTAACTTGCAACAAGAATGCAACACTAAAAACACAAAG AATGCGGAATTAACTGTTGAAATCGAAAGACTGAAGAAAAAGGACACACTGaatgaaaatataataaagaaaaaagaaaatgaaataacTGAAGCAAAGGATGAAATAAAACTattgttaaaagaaacaaaaaaaattgcagcAGCAGCTGCGAAGAAGAAGGACGTGAAACATATTGGAACAAACACTTCCcttacaacaacaaaacacaCAGCGTCGAATACATGCTCACTTCTAAGACCTGAAGTAACTCATAGTTCCACAAATACATCACCTGTACATAAACCTGCAATTTGCGAAGTATCCTTATCTCCAATACCACAACTATTACTTGAAGACTTCTTCAGTAATACTTCACCCGTACATAAACCCGTATTATTAGACACATCTTCATCGCCTACCCCGCAACCGTTGTTAGAAAACAGCTTTAGCAATACGCCCCCAATACCTTCTGAAAATGCCTATAGTAATACCTCCCCTGTACCTGAAACCTTGATGGAAGATTCATCATGTAATACTTCACCTGCTCCTCAAACTCTACTGGAAGATTCATCCTGTAATACTTCACCAGCTCACCAGCAATTATTAGCAACGACGATTGACGCTTCTTCTAATACTTCTCCCATTCGATCCTTTATTCAAAAAGTTTCTGTGCACAAAGCAAGCAACACATCACCTATTCATGTGTCAACACACGCCACCTCTCCAATTCACCAATTAAAAGTTCATGAGTTTGAGCGCATGCGCAATGTCCTCCTAGCTGAACTGATGTCACTACAGTTGTTATATAGCATGTTTGATTTAACAATAAATTATCAAGTTGAAGGGAATAATAAATCCACTGAACTGGAAAATCCAATTAATGATAATGATAgacttgaaaataaaaaagaccATAGCCCCACTCCGTCTGGATATGAGACGGGTTCCCACAGTCAACTGGACATTGACAGAACATCTATGGTTGAGAAACACGAGAGTGTACCACACTCGCGAAATGTAACTCCAGATTATTTCAAATTTCCAAATACTGAAAATTATTTGCATGACGATAACACGATGTTGACGAAACTTCAAGAATCGTACACTCCGAAGACGGGCGGTTTATTGGAAGAAATAATCGAAGCGCAATTATCTGGTTGCTTTTCTAATTCAAGTGCTGTGTCTGCATTACCTGTGGAGGAGCGCATTGCTTTTCTTCGGAAAGAGATAGGTGATCATAAAAAGTCGATAGATGACGAACTGGTGAAAGTAGCTGAAGAAATTTTGAAGGAAGAAGATCTGGAAGAGGAAG GTGGTCGGGTAAGAAAACGTGGGGTTTattcaaaattagttcaaaagTTGTCTGATCCAGATTCATGTGCTGAGTACAACATCGAACAATTTGAACAAATTCTTAACTTGGTACTTGTTGATCACTCCCTTACTGGTTGTTTACTGGCTCTGTCGCATAAACGAAAAAATAAA AATACCGAAAACATGATGCGTCGCTTATCCAGCTTTAAATCTACTCCAAAATCACTTTTGGATTATATTGACATTGATCAAGAATTATACGGATATGAAAACGAGGCCGCTGTGTTCCATGACGATGACGATGTAGAAACCATGCATGATTTAGATACAGTTGACAACATTTTGGACTATTCAGCGCCCGATTCAGCAGAATTCCCAGAAGTATTGAAAGAAAACGATGGTATTGTGGACAGTGAAGTGTCCGAGTTAGGGTCGGACAGTGAATGTGGAAGCCCTTCTCCACAAAAgaaaggactacgacgtttctTCTGCATGCCAGTAAAATCAATGAAAGGAAGCAAAAGTTCTAAACCAgtaaaaaaagcgaaaagatcgaGAAAGCAAGAAGCCTTACTGGATTCAGAAATATAA